One window of Triticum dicoccoides isolate Atlit2015 ecotype Zavitan chromosome 5A, WEW_v2.0, whole genome shotgun sequence genomic DNA carries:
- the LOC119301520 gene encoding transcription factor MYB20-like: MGRQPCCDKVGLKKGPWTAEEDQKLVSFLLGNGQCCWRAVPKLAGLLRCGKSCRLRWTNYLRPDLKRGLLSDEEEKTVIDLHEQLGNRWSKIASHLPGRTDNEIKNHWNTHIKKKLRKMGIDPATHKPLQPAAAAAAAAHQQPQRPTGGDSPEQKVPAAAATGSQSGAEEDMFCPDEVPTMMQLLDNIILPCDVVEAAPLDSSCGTASSPAESSSSSSSSSASAASRGGGGGFEDDWLPQIMEWPVEPMFMMGLDVDVVTGPTSAWEFEDAFNAYQRIALFDHQETWA, from the exons ATGGGGAGGCAGCCGTGCTGCGACAAGGTGGGGCTGAAGAAAGGCCCGTGGACGGCGGAGGAGGACCAGAAGCTCGTCAGCTTCCTCCTCGGCAACGGCCAATGCTGCTGGAGAGCCGTCCCCAAGCTCGCCG GGTTGCTCCGGTGCGGGAAGAGCTGCCGGCTGCGGTGGACCAACTACCTCCGGCCGGACCTCAAGCGCGGGCTGCtctccgacgaggaggagaagacgGTGATCGACCTGCACGAGCAGCTCGGCAACCGGTGGTCCAAGATCGCCTCCCACCTGCCCGGCCGGACCGACAACGAGATCAAGAACCACTGGAACACGCACATCAAGAAGAAGCTGAGGAAGATGGGCATCGACCCCGCCACCCACAAGCCCCTCcagcctgctgctgctgctgctgctgctgcccatCAGCAGCCGCAGCGGCCTACCGGCGGCGACTCGCCCGAGCagaaggtgccggcggcggcagccACAGGAAGCCAGTCAGGCGCCGAAGAGGACATGTTCTGCCCCGACGAGGTGCCGACCATGATGCAACTTCTGGACAACATCATCCTGCCATGCGACGTCGTCGAAGCGGCGCCGCTCGACAGCAGCTGCGGCACGGCTTCGTCACCAGCCgagtcgtcctcgtcctcctcgtcgtcgtcggcctCGGCGGCGTCGAGAGGCGGTGGCGGTGGTTTCGAGGACGACTGGCTGCCGCAGATCATGGAGTGGCCGGTGGAGCCGATGTTCATGATGGGGCTGGACGTCGACGTGGTCACCGGGCCGACGTCGGCATGGGAGTTCGAGGACGCCTTCAACGCGTACCAGAGGATCGCCCTGTTCGATCACCAGGAGACATGGGCTTGA